The Primulina eburnea isolate SZY01 chromosome 13, ASM2296580v1, whole genome shotgun sequence genome includes a region encoding these proteins:
- the LOC140810270 gene encoding uncharacterized protein produces MEIAYGTWESSIQLLSKNMYALSKYNSGTAVQWKHLRANTEMSKTLNYIFWAFMPCVDGFRHCRKIISFDDTHLYTKYKHKMLIAVTLDANNQVIPLAFAIVDEETSDFWK; encoded by the coding sequence ATGGAAATTGCTTATGGTACATGGGAGAGCTCCATTCAATTACTTTCAAAAAATATGTATGCTTTGTCCAAATATAATTCGGGAACAGCTGTGCAGTGGAAGCATCTCAGAGCCAACACTGAAATGAGTAAGACACTGAACTATATTTTCTGGGCATTCATGCCGTGTGTTGATGGGTTTCGGCATTGTCGAAAAATAATTAGTTTCGATGATACACACTTGTATACCAAATACAAGCACAAAATGTTGATCGCTGTCACTCTGGATGCGAACAATCAGGTTATACCGCTAGCATTTGCTATTGTGGATGAAGAAACATCAGATTTTTGGAAATGA